The Fimbriimonadaceae bacterium genome includes the window TGAGCAGGATGTGAAGAAAGATTTGAATGCCCGAAATCACCATCGGGCTCTTGGTATCGCCAATCCCTCGAAGCGCCCCTGCCAGGCACTGAATGACCATGAAGGCCGGGAGGCCGAAAGCGTAGGTGTGCAGGTAGCGTGACATCAGCTCCTGGGCTACTGCCGAATCGGGGGGCAAGAGGGCTGCCGCGATATGCCCGGAGAACGCGAGCGAAATCACCCCGATGATGAGACTTAGGATCAGGCCGACGCTCAGCACCTGCCGACAAGCCTTCTTATACTCTTCGGGGTTCTTTGCGCCAAAGGCTCGGCTTACGAGCGCAGTGCCGGGCATGGCAAGCGCCATGCACAGCGAGAAAAGGGTGAAGACGATGGGGGTCGCGCCACCGTAAGCCGTCAAAGCGGTTGGGGCCAGGTGTCCGATAAACGCGCTGTCGAGCAGTGCATTGACCGTCTGCATGAGATTAAGCGCAACGGCGGGCCAAGCAAGGGCCCAGACAATGCGTGCGGAATTCTCATGTTGGGGAGACGACTCTTTATGTTCGGGGGATGAGTCCGGCTCCAAGGTTGTTGCAGATTGCGACAAGGTTCAACAAAGACTACCCACGTTGTACAACGAGGGATAGGACGGGTAAACCTACGGGACAAGGAGTTGCAATTGCAGTACGAGATATCATTTCAGCCCGCGTTTTCTGTTGTAAGACTTTTGCTTGATATGGGTGAATCCATTCGAGCGGAAGCTGGCGCCATGGTTAGCATGTCGCCAACGATCACTCTTGATTCCAAAGCTCAAGGAGGGCTGGGGAAGGCCTTTGGCCGATTGCTTGGAGGAGAAAGTTTCTTTCAAACTTTCTTCCACGCCACCCATGGCCCCGGCGAGCTAGTGCTTGCTCCAGCTGCTATCGGGGATATCATGCCAATCCAATTGCAGGGAGAGGGCTGGATGGTCACAAGCGGTTCCTATCTTGCTGGAAGCCCCCATCTTGAGATTGAGACCCGAGCAAATGTGAAGGCGTTCTTCGCGGGAGAGGGACTTTTTATCATGCGCATCGCCGGGACAGGTCAGCTCTTTTTGAGTTCGTTTGGGGCGATTCGCCGCATCGATCTAGCCCACGGTGAAAGCTACATCGTAGACACGGGGCATATCGTTGCTTTTTCTGAAACGATGGGTTACCAAGTTCATGCGGCAACGAAGAGCTTGATCGGGTCGTTTACATCGGGCGAGGGTTATGTCGCAACGTTCAGTGGTCCCGGCACGCTCTTCACGCAGTCGCGATCTCCGCAATCGACAGGAGCTTGGCTCAGCCGCTTTATCCCA containing:
- a CDS encoding TIGR00266 family protein gives rise to the protein MQYEISFQPAFSVVRLLLDMGESIRAEAGAMVSMSPTITLDSKAQGGLGKAFGRLLGGESFFQTFFHATHGPGELVLAPAAIGDIMPIQLQGEGWMVTSGSYLAGSPHLEIETRANVKAFFAGEGLFIMRIAGTGQLFLSSFGAIRRIDLAHGESYIVDTGHIVAFSETMGYQVHAATKSLIGSFTSGEGYVATFSGPGTLFTQSRSPQSTGAWLSRFIPTRS